The sequence acaaaaaatacgTATAGAAATTGCATCAAAACTGCTGTCAATTTGTACAATTGCGTCATTCTTAGAAAAGTTTTTTCACAGGTTGCATGGTTGCGAGTGGACACCCAGACTATCCTTACAATCCACACCCACGTGATATCGCGCAGCAGGCGCGTGGGTATCACGTACAGCGACCAGAAGACCTGGTTCCTCCACATCCGAGAGTTACGGGAAAGCGACAGAGGATGGTACATGTGCCAGATTAATACTGATCCTATGAAGAGTCAGCTGGGATACTTGGATATTGTAGGTTGGTATTTGTGCTTTTATGTTAAATTGGTCTCTAGTGATAAGCatgttcgattcccgggtcggaCCAAAAAGAGGTATTTGCTGTTTTTGTTAAGAAATTATCAGTATCTAACTAACCCGGAGTTAGGAAGTTGGCGGTCGGTCCTGCGTCTGAtatctctccggtcgtgttggAAATCCGTCTCATCGGGTTATGAGATTGAGAAAATAGGATAATGCACCTGTGTTTGAGCACACAATAAGCATATCTCCCGCACAGTTGACTAATTTCATCATTTATATACACCAATCATCTTGATTGCTCCACTTTTTGAATCCACTCTTGGGTTTTAAGGACCAACCTTGCCAAAGGAAATTTTTTGTTCGCGAAAGGCTCTATAAAATTGTCTTGCAGATGCTAAAAAGTAACTAACTAAATTTGAAATTCTACCTACGCTTCGCTACTTGGTCGGTCTGCGCTGACCATTAGTAATTACATACCTATAATACCCTGAATACAAAATCAGCTTACGAaagttaatccatactaataatattaactcAGTCCgtctttttttaatgtttttgtaaatatgtattactgtataggtacctatcgctGATTTCTATTTCTTTGCAGTCAAAATCGATTGCCTGAATTTATCGGTTGGGAAACACAAAATTCAAGAATATTATTGGATTTTATTTTGATCATAATCCACAACTTAATAAAGCTAATAAGTGCTCGATTAGAAATACCCTACAATCACTACAATATAGGTAAAtctaaagttataaaaaaagtCCTGACTCTCTGACTGACTTTTCAACACCAAAGTCTTGGgcctaaaaatctaaaattttgcacagagatttcttttatataggacTTATTATATTAAGGACTTATTTCATCGATATatatgacaagatatgcccaagcgaacacaatttttcacggttttggaaccaaatagaTCAGCGCCACCTCTACTAATGAACGaaccgtttgaaatccagacgtcactgaggttgcattggtgctaaataaacattttaggaccaatgagtcggtgccattttgcttgttcaatggacctgtccttacgaagtaatatatactTAAGTCAATGGCTTATTTACATTTTCTTTACCTACGATAAGTTCTGCATGACATGACGGTCAAATTAATGTTATGAAATTCAATTAGGTATCTTAAAGTGATTGATTTTCCCTTACACGAATGTAAaggtaattacttaataataaataaatacataggtacctctattaattattatggatTCTAGTTTTCATGAATTATTCACGTGGTAACTTGGATTAATATAATTTGACCTTTGGAAGTTGGTTATTCTAACTTGCTATTAGCCTACGCGATTGCCGCTACAAATAGGTACCACATAAAACTttcaagaaaaaatattaattaaatgctTTTTAAGTCTGGTGAGGTGATAATAATATAcgtacatacgtatattattatcacctcaccaacaaactggctcaccagtttggcgagagacAAAAAATGTATATATCTGGTAaacttgattaaaaataaataaaaaaaaaacaaagcaaaATATCACAGAAAAACTAAGATAACACCTTTAGCTCACAAACGCTAAAGAAACGATTAATGCATTTATGCCtgtaaaaaatatactatcGCGGGTGAATGCGTCGTCGTAAAATAACCACTTACCTACGGTTAACCTACTGTTTCCCCCgcctgaatttaggttttttaaatatccagttagaactttttgatttctgGGATGTAAGTAATAACCTATGTCCATCATCTGGATTCAAGCTATAGTTGTACCTTTggtaaaaatcggttaagtggaCATCCCgtgaaaatgtaaaataaagtaaaaataaaagtattttttattcaattacacttttagaagtacttttgaatcgtcaaatgcatctaccactggttcgaaattttctaccgagaagaaccagcaaggtaacagacagagagatagacacactttcacatttttatgaCATAATATTGGATTGCCGTATCAGTTTATTTGATCGATTCGAGCTATTTGACCCGTCGCGCGTCGGCCGATTTTTTGGGATGGGGGTATATTATGCGAatacgtggcgggcgcgggccgtgccacgtacgaggcgcgaacgaggcacggtgaagcataaactacttcatataaatataaaatgttcctgatgttttgaatccgtgcctcgtacgcgcctcgtacgtggcacgacTCGTGCCCGCAACGCGTTGGCTAATCATCTCAAAGGCTCGTGCATTTTGATCTACTTAGGGTAAACACAACAGCACAAGTGCAGATACGATTTACGAAAatccctatgggggtgaaaaaGAGGTTAGAAGATAGTATAAATAGCGCCATTTTGTATTCCAATAAAATATCTTATTAGTTCTTGATGAAAACAAGAAAGTCAACAGTTTTTGAAACACAGAGGTTAAAAAATAACCtaggtattttgatttttgaacgTTCGAAATTATTTTAGTACCACCGGATATCCTAGACCGCGGGACGAGCTCTGATCTGACGGTGCGGGAAGGTGCCCCTGTCAGTATGACGTGTGCAGCCACGGGGTCACCACATCCGCAGATCTCGTGGCGACGGGAACACTCCAATCCTATAATGATTTCTGAAGGCGTACAAGGTGAGACGTtatttaaacctaaacctaagtaTGGAATGGAATGTAATAAGCTGTCATAGCCTAgtgaaactgtgatagcctaataattaggacgtccgcctcttaatcggaggtcgggggttcgatcccgggcacgcaccatgTTAATCATGAGTACTTAAGATTCCGCTTTTcgcctccaactaagcgtaattgtaggtactacaatagtacaacggatggggtttgaaccactgacctttcagaattcagaaaccattgagctattgaggttttaGCAAGGTTTTCGTGATGCGTCGCCTATATTCGCAGTGAGGTCAGAACTTAGAACTCTGACTGTTGTCTGTGGGATCGATAGGTACCTTACCTTAGGTTCTAAAAATAGGTAACAGTTCTATGTGATTGCAGTGACGTCAGTGGAGGGGCCCGTGTTAAATATAAGTCGAGTGAGCCGGCTACATGCAGGGGCCTATTTGTGCATCGCCTCCAATGGAGTCCCGCCCACCATCGCCAAAAGGATTATGTTAACTGTTGAATGTAAGTTTTGTAGGGATATCACACAATATAGCACTAGGTATTTTTTCCTCGTTAGGAAAATCAATCATGGTTAACTGAGTGATCACCCcggtcttttttagggttccgtacctcaaagggaaaaacggaacccttataggatcactttgttgtctgtctgtctgtctatctgtctgtcaagaaacctacagggtacttcccgttgacctagaatcatgaaatttggcaggtaggtagatcttatagatgacatttggggaaaaatcagaaaaccgtgaatttagggtaagtgagtgactatattatcataagaaaggtcttcatctgtacattctaaaaaagatttttatttatttttaagcatcatagtttttgaattatcgtgcaaaatgtcgaaaaaatacgattgagtacggaacccacgttgcgcgagcctgactcgcacttggctggttttttaaagAAATGGGCGGATAAGCCGACGGTCTCAGAGTTCTACAAATAACTATTCGAACTAGTTacactaactaaactaaagttCTTCTACTTCTTCTCTTTTCATACATTTACCTCCAAATCATCGTATAATCGTGGTACATACCcgtttatagggttccgtaccggatGACAACGGAACCCTGTTACTAtgactctgctgtccgtccgtccgtccgtccgcctgtctgtcagtgggctttATTTCGAgaaccataataggtacctataggcctgaaattttcacaggacgtgtatttctattgtttatatttatattgacTGATTTTTTACATTGTAATAATTGTGTTAAATACATTTTCTGTTTACCAGTTCCACCGGTGATCGTTATAAGAAATCAACTGGTAGGCGCGGCGGTTGGCTCGGACTTAGTGCTGGAATGCGAAACGGACGGCTATCCCAAGCCAGTTAGCTACTGGAGCAGAGATACGGGTGAAATTGTTCCTATAGGTGAGTAGGTTCTCCCATTCTCTCGTCCGTGCTCCCACTACTCCTGTAGTGATAGATAGATGGATACAACCCGTTggaaatatctgcgaacctggcttaatgacgtcatgcaacgcgcttgcgttggcaacggtactggataggacactactgagcacggctctctcagaatgacaaggatTTCTAAGACTCtacccatacccatattataaatccgaaagtgtctgtttgttggtttattggtaagTCTTTCAATCGCGTTGCAACAGATcgagttaaagacctagagagagTGACACGAGCtattttttatctcagaaaatcaaggaTTTCccgtgaatttttaaaaacctaaattcacgcggataaagtcacgatCATCAGCTAGGtatactataaatgtgaaagttagGATGGTCcaagatacggaaccctcggtgcgtgagttttattttcatttggccggtttttttcattaAGTTATTGCGTGCCGATTGCCTTGCCATCTTCTAtcattaacaataattaatctttaaaatataataatttagttagtgaatttacaattattattagttgccatcccagagtaggtacttattatcacAATCACTGGTTCCATTGATATTTCATtttgaaatcattttcattcattccaATTTTCTCATTAATGTAAATTGATTGCGCTGCATTCAAATCATAAAagcgtttaatttaatttaatagctCTGTAcacgttattaataaataactcATTAAAtacgtgtaggtatatacatactGCTTTAAATATGTGAGTTTTTAGAGCAATACCTACCTTGAACCCCTTATCATTTTACCTTAATggctaattaatataattacgacataataatatggataCTATAATACTATGGATAATAATACGGAATGATGTACTTATCCTAACAAAAAGTAATCtataattactaacaccaatactTATCAAAGATGATTTTTCCAAATTTAAAAATGATGATGGCGGCAAATTCAATGATATCCAAATCATGTCTTCGGTTGTAATACCAGTGACTTCGTcacatggattttttaaaatagatatagcgagcaaacgagcaggcgggtcacctgatgttaagtgatttggTTTTTTAATGGTTTAACGGATGTAcctttaataatcccgtgggaactctttaattttccgggacgaaAAGTAGCGTATTCAGGAtgaaaactataataattattgtattaaattttgtcaaattGTTTTAACGGATGGGTcttgtaaagctagcagacagacagacacacttaagTACACATAACAGCGATTTAATCATTGGATTGCAGATCTTTTTCGTTAAATATCGATATCAATGTTTACGATAAACAGATTTCTTAGTTACTTTAAGATTCtgattgtaaaataaacatcatttCATGCAGGAGGTGGTCTGGAGCCGCAAAAAGTTGCTGGATCATATCGTTCTATCCTTCGTCTGCCTATAAGAAGAGTTACTAGCTCGGACTATGGCACATATAAATGTGTATCCAAGAATTCATTGGGCGATACGGAAGGCACCATCAAATTATATCGTAAGTACTACAGTCACAGATATACATATTGGCATAGCTTAGACAACATTCAGTTTGGCTACGAATGCAACTGCTCAGATCTACAGCAAATGTACACATGCATAGGTTGGTCTGATCAAGCTTACATACCTATCTATGAATATTATcaacattatttaaatttatttaacaataatttcgaaccacatcatcatcataaccgaccgatagacgtccacatgttgggaacaatacacagagatactttcagcttttataaaattaggaaggtctggcacgtgctggctcttaggccaaaTGTCTTAGTAattggatttttataaatagatCGCTATTTACCGCAATGCAGAATAGACAGTTAATTTGGCCACAGATGTTGCAATTCGAGAATCGcttgtttttaaaatgaaagATGAAATTTCGCAAAAAAAT is a genomic window of Maniola hyperantus chromosome 12, iAphHyp1.2, whole genome shotgun sequence containing:
- the LOC117987012 gene encoding lachesin-like, with the protein product MNFVYKLQIVKISKMILALFILDCLFASRIDAVIHEPGFSGPIENVTAALGREAILACTVHNLSTYKVAWLRVDTQTILTIHTHVISRSRRVGITYSDQKTWFLHIRELRESDRGWYMCQINTDPMKSQLGYLDIVVPPDILDRGTSSDLTVREGAPVSMTCAATGSPHPQISWRREHSNPIMISEGVQVTSVEGPVLNISRVSRLHAGAYLCIASNGVPPTIAKRIMLTVEFPPVIVIRNQLVGAAVGSDLVLECETDGYPKPVSYWSRDTGEIVPIGGGLEPQKVAGSYRSILRLPIRRVTSSDYGTYKCVSKNSLGDTEGTIKLYPMLPPAENRNAIQKLNIVAGKASESTPFGTQDFRLQDYNKAVPRDGFCYKLLFLLIILIKRVVP